CAGTCGTTATGTTCTCATAATTGCAGGTAACCCAAGCCGATTTAAATCTAAAATAGGTAATTACTTGATATCTTTCTAAGCTTGCTCCTCCATCTAAGACTGCATCGACAGAATCGGCACTGATTGTGGTCAAATATTACTTAATTAACCTTTTTCCAataaatcataagtaaatgacATGCAGAACTTTCAATTTCCCACCAACTTAAGCACCTACCAGTAAATCCGACGGATTAAACGCACTTATTTATGATAGCAATAAGCGTAATAGTATGCACTTACTCAAAATACGTAGTATTGGAACTTGGAACCCATTGTTTTGCGTGACGGAATCGATTCAGAATAACTCAATTATTGTATATGTCAGCCCACAAAGGCTCACATTTTCACCAAATTGTCGCTAGTCCCCAAGCACCAGCTCAAATTACACTTACAGCTCCACATTATTATTCCGGCAAATTCAgtcaaaaaataaatgtaacttcGTTGTAAATTTTGAACGGTTACAGAATCAATTTTCCAGGTCATAAGTGAGGGACAAATAAACCTTTTCACGTAAGTACAGTCAGGGGTTACAAGTATCTATAAAATTgtgttatacacggtgtaacacgGCACATTTTAACCACGCATGTCTGAGGCCAAATAAGCATGAGCTTAAGTAAATTCCACccaaaaatattcgttttgtgATCTTGGTAAAACTGGCACTCATAAATTAACGTTTAATTTGCTTTTTGCGTGTCACTTTTTGGATTCTATAAATAAGGATTTAGACTACTCCCTATATCTAATGGTATTATCATCATCGTTgtcataaaatagtacattacgatacaagtgcgtaaaaaaggaagttcgaaacgagtggcgataaattaaaacatgaccgaagggagtgttttaaatcgacacgagttacgaatttccttttcgcacgtgtatcgtacgacgtttttcagtcgaaattcgtaactcgtgtcgatttaaaacactcccttcggtcgtgttttaatttatcgccactcgtttcgtacttcctctttttcgcacttgtatcgaaatgtactattttaatgaagtaaaaaaataagatgTTTCTCTACGAGAGGATAGGATGTTTCTCTACTTCTGAATCTAAGCGAATTCCACAAACGTTTACATGTCAGTAAAGAAAAGTTAAAAGCTTTCAGTGTGCTCGAGCTACCCCGTGTATAGTTTCCGCGGTGTCCGCCTCTAGCAGTAAAGCGTGTTCTGTGGTGTTGAACACTTTGACCGCTTCGTTATGTTCGTTGCCGAGTTGCCGACAGTACATCATTTAGGGGCCGGACACCGCAGCTAGTGGAATTACAAGGGCCTCGGACGTTCTATGTTTCTTTGTACCTACGCTGATCCGACAGAATCTTTTAGTTAgccgtgtgtgtgtggattgagtgagcaccttccgaaaataaaaaaaaatatgctgatcatttagtaaaacttctaaaacaattgtaaaacgaatctctgaatttgtaaaaagataaatcaaaagatacagccattaacatgtgctcactcagttctcacaaactaccaacgaaaacagtgaatatattcatttaacatataatatttatatactaacatttagtaaaaaataggccaacctacctctataaatattagatcacctagtgacgtatttaattttttacaaatagtttcattatgctcactcaatcctcacacttttgaaaagccgaattttgatgtaaaacataagatttagagacaatgtgtatagtttagtaaaagtgaaatgggaatttgtaaaatacaaaacgaaccactaacgtgtcaggtttttttataataaatttttgtaagtgctcactcagtccacacgttttgagaaagttaaaaatgtaaatatcttacgatttgtagcacctaagatactcgaaagtacttcaacatttagtaaaaatttttactaaatatccaccatctaatattttatattcgttgtctggttttaaagatattcagacataacttttctcatacaaatgtatcaagtagggtgaccacactatgtcggctcctgattttccccacctacccattgtcatattgagattggggagtttcgttcaattttgataatagtttatattaaactaataccatattaattctccatctgcaaactgtttttaggttatgttcttggcctagtgatgatgtgtattgtgtaatttttatcgacgtcaggataattaaggaatttatagaggtaggttggcttattttttactaaatgttagtatataaatattatatgttaaatgaatatattcactgttttcgttggtagtttgtgagaactgagtgagcacatgttaatggctgtatcttttgatttatctttttacaaattcagagattcgttttacaattgttttagaacttttactaaatgatcagcatatttttctttattttcggaaggtgctcactcaatccacacacacactagtTAGCCTGCCAATCGATTAGTTTGTTTAGTGCGTAAACGAAACCTAAACGCTAAGTACGTATAGTTTTTTTATGAACTTTTTATAAACAGACCTATGATTTTACTAAgtaagggggagggaggggaTATTTGGACAGGATTTTTTCCTTGTTTCACACTACTAGCTTGTGTTCCATGTGTATCCACTGAACGCCATACACATAATGCAAAAATTGTAAACATGAAAAAAGAACGATTAGTTGAAATTGTCCCCCAGCTCAGTCGGAATGCAATGTACCTTATTCAATATTTTACgacctacctacctacatgtcaaaaataattttcagTGCGCGGCGGCCTGACGCTCCGGGAGGGCATCACACTGATGGAGCTGATCCACGCAACGGGTCGGCTGCGCGCCGTGGACCTCGTGGAGATCAACCCGGCGCTCGGCAGCGGCGCCGACCGCGACCGCACGCTCGAGGCTGGCGTCGCCGTGCTGCGCGCCGCGCTCGGCTTCTCCAGGCGCGGCACCGCGCCGAGGGGCAAGCTCGACCTGCCCATACAAACCCCGCCTCACAACTAAACACCACCCCTCAAATGCGAGAAGATTtacgaaaaatattttttccaatGTAGGCAAATTTtatttcctactcagaatcagagtcctttcgatctaggacaaaaataAGAGAAAAAGTCCCAAAATGTGTTGCATtgtttccactttgtaaccgctgtacaaagtgtttgaaatatggtaacaaagtagaaaattttattattctgAGTAGGCAAAACATTAAATTTGCCTATTTTAGAAAAGAAAGTTTTGTATCTTTTCTCgcgaaaatgtataaatatgaaCAATTGAACATGCCAACCCAGTGAACCCACCTATACAGCATGAACCTTTTGAGGCCAAGGACCACCAAAAAGGTCGTCGTCTGTCGACCACTAAGgatcacttgcaccaacgaaatgtatatggaatttgacagatgacagcccactaaccctgatgAGTTAAGTGATTGCTGCAAGTGCTGCAAGTTATATGGCGGACGTTGTCAAAGCTACTTTGCTGCTGTCAGTCAAGTTTTATATTAAAGAAtagatttatattaatttactcgGAAGCTGCGCACATAAGTACGGTACTCTTGTTGTCTTCAAATGATGCCTAATCACTTAGGATAGTTAGGTAGGTAGATTATGCACATTGCACAAGTTTTTTctatgatattattaatattatgtacctatgatattattattatatgtattaaatacttagtaaTAAGTTATTCCAAATTTGGAATAGGGAAATCTGTTGATTGTTATCGAATTAAAgtatttatggaataattgaataatttattatgtaaattcAAATACGTCTGCCCGATACAGTCGACATCAAAGGGACAGCGGCGTTCTACGAATATAGTATTTAACATGGTGTTTcgatatattttcaattttcaacAACAGAATCAACTCTaaatatacgagtatgtattcTATTCCCTTTTTTTTTACAGTTGTGTCAATAATCCCACACAATAACTGATAGTAGATTTTAAATCAGGAAAGATATTTCCTACAAAATCGAATATTGACAAAATTAAACGACTGTGGTACATCATTGGCAATCATTGGTTTGTCGCATTCGATCCGTGAATgactttaaaaatgaatatctaCCATTCCTATTTCACATTGATTAGTGTTTACTGCAGATGTTTGCTATAAACAGGCGCCATTGTGAAGGCCAGAAGTTAAGTAGGTAACGTTACCTATATATTACCTATTATCTAATTCCATACAAATACATCGAATCTCTatctgcaggcctagcacatgatggccgcgggagtatgtcgccgcgagatagactacctgtccttatgtcattaatacaattagacaaagacgtgtcatctatctcgcggcgacatactcccgcggccatcatgtgctaggcctactgaaatTAGCGTAACGACTCAAATAGCAGTGGGTAATATAATTTCCTTGATTGAATAGAAGGTACCTACTGTAGCGACTTATCGCTTTCCAATTATATTACGCAAACATATGCTTTGTTCACGCTCCTTCCTACCCCGCTGTGTATTAATGTTGTGATCAACTCAACTATGTTCGTCATTCTGGTAAGTATGTCAATTAGAATATGTAAATACCTATACTGAAATACCTCGCACATGCCAATACCAACTGAATTTAACCACCTGTCTAATCATTTCCTCAGGTACTTTCTTTGATAATCTGTACGAATGCCTTGGAAACACGGAATAATACTGAATCAGAAATTCAAAGAATATTTCAAAGCTACCTCGAGAAAATACCTGACATTGAATCCAAATACGTCCTTAACGAAGCATTGTCTAAATCAATATCAAAATTTTTCAAAGAGAAAATAAGCGTGTTGCCTTTGTTCAAAATGTCGGTGAAGATAGATCGAACACCTATAAAGATACCATGGACTGTGGAGCAAGGAGCAGTGAACACGAACAATGTTGGGGATTCTCACAACAACGCTAAAATCGAGTACAAATACGTACGTCGACCAGCCCGTTCACCTGCCACTGGAAAGTTGTTGTCTCTCCCGAAAATCCAATAAAATTATGTCAAAATATAACAATAACTATTTTATCGTAGGTATCTTTTTTTTAGGTATCTTATAAGTCTTATAACTATGCTACCTATTGTtcccttcttcttcttcttacaTTGACAGGAATGATATGTCCAAGTGCTTAAACTCATAAAGCGCACACCCCTAATAATAAAACACTTGAACCCCGTCATTCCCTCAACCCCGGAccgaaaatataaaaactatacAGAAAATGCTCGAGTTGAGTACCTTAAGAAAACAGCCAATCCAGGCTTAACGTTTTCAATTAGGTCTTGCTGAAAACTAAATTTAACTTGTGAAAACGCTACTTAATGGTTCTTATTTCAGTATAATACTGGTTGTAGgttgtaggtaagtacatacatacatatttggaAACATGTTAGCAACAGCGATGCGCTGCCTAGACGTCAAAAAAGCTAGTGGCCCTGACGGTATTCCAGCTATCGTGCTCAAAACATGTGCCCCAGAGTTGTCACCTGTTTTGACGCGCCTGTTTAGGCTTTCTCTCAATACGGGTTTTGTTCCCGAGACGTGGAAGCTTGCCAATGTGCAACCAGTCCCTAAGAAAGGGAGTCGTGCCGACCCATCGAATTATAGGCCCATCGCAATCACCTCCATACTCTGTAAGATTATGGAGCGTGTATTGAACACCAAGCTTCTGGCGTATCTCGAAGGTAACGATCTCCTCAGTGACCAGCAGTACGGGTTTCGTCGTAACCGCTCCACCGGGGACCTTCTGATTTACGCCACCCACCTTTGGGGTGAAGCCATCGAAAGGCATGGAGAGGCTTTGGCTGTGTCCCTCGACATTTCCAAGGCCTTCGATAGGGTTTGGCATGACAGCCTTATTGCCAAGCTTTCCGCATACGGGCTCCCTCCTGGCCTGCGCGCTTGGATCACTGATTTTCTGAGGAACCGATCCATTCGAGTAGTCGTTGACGGCTGCTCGTCCGATCTTATGGAGATTACTGCCGGGGTTCCTCAGGGGTCAGTTCTCTCCGCGACTCTCTTCTTGCTGCATATCAATGATCTGCTCAAGCCCGGTATCTTGGGGTATGCAGACGACAGCACAGTCACGGTGAGATATTTGTCCGATGCACGGGCCAGTGCCAGTGTAACCCAATCCCTTAGAGAAGGTATGTTGGAGGAAACGAACTCGACTCTGAAAGCTGTATCCGATTGGGGCCAGGCCAACTTAGTCGAGTTCAATGCCTCAAAAACGCAGGCGTGTCTCTTCTCCGCCAAACGGAGTCAGTTCACCCTGGCTCCTACTTTCCGGAATGTATCCGTGGCAGTAACGGACCGCCTAGAGTTACTCGGGCTAACGCTCAACTCAAACCTGAACTTCGGTTCTGCTATTGAGTCCAAGGCTAAAACTGTAGCAAAAAACTTGGCATCCTTTTTAAAGTGAGGCGGTATTTCTCGTCGGAGCAACTTCTCTCCTTATACAAGGCGCAAGTTCGCTCGTGTATGGAATACTGCTGCCACTTGTGGGACGGCTCTGCCAAATACCAGTTGGCAGCCTTGGACTCAATAGAACGTCGAGCTCGAAGACTCATTGGCGACGTTCCGGCAGGCAAGGCAGGATTACAAAGCCTCGAGCATCGCCGTCGAGTTGCGTCCTTGTCCGTCTTCTACCGGATACATTCTGGAGAGTGTGCACAGGAACTGCATGACCTGGTTCCTCCTTCCCCGTTCCATCACCGGACAACCAGGCGCGGGGAGCGGTTTCACCCTTACGTTGTCGACctacctttcattcgcacgaagaggtttgcctcttctttcctaatgcgaactgctaaggaatggaacatgctcccctcatctgtattcccgggcgaatacaatctgggtgaattcaagtcaagagtgaataggctgttactgaaccagtgagctacaacctcggccttgtcgtcactttccatcaggtgcgactaaggtcaatcactggccagtttataataaaaaaaaaaaaaaaaaaagctatgaCCAAGTCGTAAAACATTTTTGGATCGCAAATACAgctacaataaataaaacaaaaacaatacgGACGCAGCTCAACCGGCACAACGAACGACATGAGTTACGATGCGCTTTGTTCAAACCGGCCGTCCGACGTTTGATACAAAATTTTTGATACAACCCAATTTCAGCTTTTCATTAAACGACGGATGGCAGATTGTATGTACGAGTACTTACGACACCGACCTACATGACTAGGAGCTTGTGTGAAACTGCAGTAAGGGGAGGTCATTCTGTTTTTTACAGACTTTCCTTCCTTTTGATCGTCAGGATTGCGGGTGTACATACCAAGAAATCGAGCTGTGGTATATACTTACGTCAGGAAGTAGTGCTAGCTCTCTCTTTAAACTCCagaaatatttaacaaattaatgacacccgtcatcctgacgtcaggtAGGCGGGTGCATTTCTAGTGCTAGGtaatggctgcctactcaagggtgaaagtactgcctaggGTTAgcgctcgcaatgtgcttccacgtGTATGATGCACAAAcaaattcagagagccgttaaAGAGTAAGTAATATGGTGttgtataaatatatacaaCAAGGGCCtgaatgcgttaaaatatataatatttatttacaaaaagatagttacaaatattacaaatacgtaTCAAGCATCAACAAAACAGGTGGAGGAAGGATTGGGTAGGGCTGCGCCATCATTTAAGCCAAAGAAGTTAACCGAAAAAatttaacagtgtattcctgaccaTATTTAGAGACTAAATTGTCATTATCAACGCTTTATAAGAGGCTCGTGTCGTGAAATGTATGTGACAATACTTTCTAGCTTTCTACGAACCagccaaagtgacaatttaTACAGAATCATACACACACAAAAAACTTAGGTTCAATAAAACAAGCTTTGATGATTATgatctatttaaaatattgcatGGTACATTACATGTGGACCtacaaaatgtatatttcattAAAACATGATCAACTATTAATCACTATTTAGAGGTAGACATTTTGCTGTGGATTGAATTCCATTATGATTCAGGGAAGCATAATTTAGAAACATCGTATATGGAACCAGAGTTTccaaaaataacttaaataaattGGAGGCAGGTACTTACGCAACCGGGAACTAACCCACATGAAATCTTCATTGAAAGTTAAAGTAGTTCtagtttaaacaataaaatccGATTTTCTACACTTTTGATCGGTGGGTTGGTTCTTGTTGGGTCTACGAGTAATTCCTTTAAAAATAGAATTCAACAAGTGTAAGTCCGTGCTAAATCGTCAAACCAGGGATGTTTTCTCGGTCAATCTAATTACGCGCTAACGGGAGAAAAAGCGATTTACTTACGAAAATCTTCCTGTGTGTATTCTAATCCTTTTACGCCCCACCACTGAATAAAGTACCTctgttcatttttataatgaaataGTTAGCTATTTCGCGTTTCCGACATAGCCGAAATAATTTGCGTAATTCCCTGTTTCCGAGTATTCTGGTGGAATTTAATTCATCAGATAGGTatgtaataattgtattattaGGTACTTAGATTATAAACTATCACACTGGTACACGTTTTTGATTAAAACCTCGAAATGaattaaattgtaaaaaaataaacaccaataacattttattttacggAACCCTTCAAATCCTAAGGGTGTCCGCAACATCACATGTGTGTGATGTCAGAGCGAGCTAACGGGTTAAGGGAAAGTATGAACGCTTGGCGCGGGCGCGTGCCGCAGATTTATACAATAACACCCACATCGGCAGCttcatgtgttttttttttttcattacgtCAAAAGCACTCTATTTCGGACCGCGTGCAGTGTGCCGTGCCACGTTCGTCGTGACTCTAAGTATGAAGGCTCGGAAGGCGACGAGTTTTGAACCACGTGCACCGCATATTGATacgaataaagttatttttctatctatctatctacctatATGCATGTAATTAAAGAAATTTCTGCGAGGTTGTGAGTCGTTGCCCCAAGACTGATGACGATGCCCCAAAATTCTAATATTTCACAACACAATCTATTATGAGCTCGGATAGTTGTCACATCGGCATCTCTTAAAGTCACAGGGCCTCAATGACCTATCCATACTGAAAGCGAAACCGTGTATTTTGGAGTGTTACGATCACAACCTATacctaatataatataattttatcttGGTCGATTCTAATACATGAAATTGAtcttacataattaattattgcATCATTACAGAATTTAGAAGTATTTATATGTGGGTATGTACGCACTCTACCTTGGCAGTTCTGAAACTTAACAGTTTAGTTCAGTAATTTCACAATATAACTATGTTTTGCAGTTATACAATTTTACTAAGCATAATTGTATTAACACAACATACAACGTAATGATCCTTCCACTCGTCATAAATATCTGCTATCGTGTTTCTATTGCTTTTGGTTAACTATTTTAGGAATAATTTCGATTCTACTACAACTAGGTATGTAGTGTATTCTCAAGTTGTGTGATCCAACAATGGCCACTCTCTAAACACTATCAAAATAATTCAAATGAGCACCACAGTTGCGGAAATCATAAGGGATCATCCATATACAAGTGACAATGTTTATAGAATATTGTGGTGATGTGCCGCGTAACTGAGACGGTTCGTATGAATTTGTTATGATTGACAatgttataattaaaaaaacatgtGTGCAAATGAGTGACAATGAAAAAGTCGTATTTTGCTGTATTTTTTCCGTTTTATTCTTGTTTCAATATGAATTATCTGTTGAATGGATTAAACTTGAGATAATCCCAAACAAACCTATATGACTACTTGAAAACTACTGAGCCGCAAACGTACAAACGGTCCCAGTTAAGTGGTAGGAGTAATGCGTAACAAGTAACATGAAATATACGTCGTTATTCTAACACTTTTTCGCCGTGGGTATTGCCTTACGACACGATACGACATTGTTAAGTAAATGTGGAGAATATCGGCAGAAAATTGATTGTAGAGATGAGAAGATCGTCATAGGGCAAGAACTCTCGTACCCATTTATGTACGACACTCAGACTTAGTCACAAAATAAGAGTATCACGCCATTTTTATAGACAaggctaaaaaaatatttttgcaaatGGTTGTGTACAATACAAAAAACGCTATAGCTTGCAGAAAACTGTATTCGCTTTTGGACGATTTTCTCCACATTGGCGGTAAGTGAAAATCCAGGGATATACTAGGTATTGGGCATGTCGGGGGAAGTGGCGAGATGTTTCCGGAGTTGCCGGAATTCGCTCGAAATGATGTCAACAAAGCGGATCTTATGAGAAACACCAGTGACACAAGTCGCGCCATGCTGCCCATGTTACATGTAGATTGACCCTAGCCTATAGTATATTCTTGACAAAAAAATGATATTGCGTTATCCACGGCGATAAGCGGTAATAGTCCTGGTAATAGTGTGATACATTAGAAGTTGACTTGCGCTCGGTAATGTTTCTGGAACTTGTTGTTTTTGAGGGACATTTTCATCTGCCACTTGGCCTGTACGCGCTTCATGAAGTGGATGTCGCGCGCGTTCCTGCAACAAGATCATATTGTAACACTTAGATTTACTCAAAAGATATGTCAGAAAACGAAGAAAATATGGCCTAAAACAAGCAAATAATATGGAGAGACGGACTGCAACACAAAATGCAAACTTATATTTGGACAGAACGACGAATTTGCAGTCGATCAAAGAAACTTCAAATTTTCGCGACATGCGGCGCCCTGCCTCGTAGCGGCCATTTTATAAGTTTAAAATGGCGGCCAACGTATGCTCCGCTGTCAGTGAACGTCCAGTGGACACTTTTTGCGTTGTGTTGATATATGAATGGACTGAGCCCAGAgctgccagaccttcctcatattctcaaggatgaaactttgggataatgtagagttcgtatcggcgtttaatgtctgcatattacctagttcggcccgtcggccatttttgtgctataaggtttttttttttaaacaggaactttccttaaattctctaGGCTGATATGAGTTAGAAAATACTGTAAGAATTTATAATCGTTTCCTAACTATTTGCGAAAgccgtagcttgagaaattagggtAAGTTAGAGAGATTTTCAAGCatctggtaaaagttacggcAGCTACAATGGTCAGGAATTGATGATTATCAAATCTTTACAGTCTtttctattacatatataaaaattagCCTTgaaaatttaaggaaagttagtgttttttttttttttaaaaaaaaaaccttgaagCGAAAAATGTCCGACgggaactaggtaatatgcaaacattaaacgtcgatacgatctctacattatcccaaagtttcatccttgagaaaatgaggaaggtctggcggctctggctCTTAGTCCAGAATGTGTATCTTACTTGGCAGCGAGCGCCTGGTCGCGCGGCGCCCAGCCGAGCGCGCGATACACGCCCAGCAGGCGGTGCAGCTTGCGGTCTGACTTCTTCACCAGCGCCCCGCTGCTGTGCGTCAGGTTCTGCTTGTAGTACCTGAAAACAAGCTTACTGCTTACCAAGATActttaacaatagttatttgttttacaaggggcaaagtagttgtttaaccgcacgtgccaatattgatacccgagcaaacaaaagattccaatatccaaaagtggaatcttgagcgttgcgagggttgcAAGTCACGaatgttaaacaaactttgccaccgagtgaaacacaaaatttttcactacaccaacacgaacaaaatactgactataaaacatgaaactaaatgaaatctatcaatttattcaatattcatGATTCGAAATCACAATTTATAAGTAAATCTACCAGTCCGGTttaaacatcaagttaaaatttgtatgaaattactttgcactcttatggataaaatgcaattttgctatctgtttttgaatagcaaagagagcctttaccagttggggtgGAGAAAAGTACATTAGACGAACAACTTTCATTAAGGACATGTAATCAACCGATATAATATTAACTACAGTAAAAATGCATTCTCAACCTCGCGAGTACAATACAATGACGCTTTTCGCATTTTACTGAGGTTACCCAGATTTTGCAGCGCATCGGGCATGTTCGCGGATGCAGGGTGCCTGATTTCTTTGCCATCATCAGAAGTCGGGTAACCGGTTTCTGGGAGAGATTGAGAAGCTCAGGCAATCTTATACTTAGCACTATCGCCAAGCTTCTTAAACGTCATTGTTAACAAATATTTGCGAAGAGAAACGACGACTTGTTGACAAGTACCAGAGCCCCTTGTAATAAATGTTTAATTATTCTTAAAATAAAGCCAGAGCAGCCATATCTTATAGAAGTTCGCAGAAGAGCAATGCAATAATTGTATGTTAACATGTAGATCACACTCGCATATAGCATAAAAACTCGCAATGCTTTCATAGATTTCATAATATCGCAACGGCGCATACTTTCATCATCTCCCTAATATCATAGaggaaataagtaagggaagagttgtaactccatacatcagtaaatgcgagttatttgtagtgacatctatcgtcattcactcgtcaatcacgcgccaactagcgtaaattatcagtactgctacttgtcaatagacgtcacgacgaacaaaaagtctattgctcaacaatttttagctaatattacaatagtattaatcagtactttgctttcaattacttcagcttgtaatataaggtgtaaactgttttaatattacatttttggcaaacgcaacactgtcggcacctagtgtcgagtagcagt
This genomic stretch from Leguminivora glycinivorella isolate SPB_JAAS2020 chromosome Z, LegGlyc_1.1, whole genome shotgun sequence harbors:
- the LOC125240931 gene encoding uncharacterized protein LOC125240931, with amino-acid sequence MFVILVLSLIICTNALETRNNTESEIQRIFQSYLEKIPDIESKYVLNEALSKSISKFFKEKISVLPLFKMSVKIDRTPIKIPWTVEQGAVNTNNVGDSHNNAKIEYKYVRRPARSPATGKLLSLPKIQ